In Naumovozyma castellii chromosome 1, complete genome, one DNA window encodes the following:
- the MTD1 gene encoding methylenetetrahydrofolate dehydrogenase (NAD(+)) (ancestral locus Anc_5.673) — protein MKPGRTILASTISKPYTEEIEKKVEQLRPIRPQGPLLVGFLANEDPAAKMYATWTQRTCESLGIRYELRELEDRDFLEEAILQANRDDSIDGIMIYFPVFNNAQDQYLQQCVSKEKDVEGLNHVYYQNLYHNVRFLDDEQKLKSILPCTPLAVVKILEYLQVYNRLLPDGNHLYGKKCVVVNRSEIVGRPLAALLANDGATVYSVDINNIQKFTRGEGLKFTRHHVEDLGDYSEELLKKCCQEADVIITGVPNETYKFPTEYVKEGATCINFSSFKNFDDSVKERASLYVPMTGKVTISMLLRNMLRLVENREALK, from the coding sequence ATGAAACCGGGACGTACCATCTTAGCATCCACGATATCCAAGCCATACActgaagaaattgagaaaAAAGTGGAACAATTGAGGCCCATTAGGCCACAGGGACCATTGTTAGTTGGATTCCTGGCTAATGAGGATCCTGCTGCCAAGATGTATGCTACATGGACGCAACGTACTTGTGAATCTTTGGGAATCCGCTACGAATTGAGAGAATTGGAGGATCGTGACTTCCTGGAGGAAGCTATTTTACAGGCTAATAGAGATGACTCTATCGATGGGATAATGATCTATTTTCCCGTATTTAATAACGCACAGGACCAATATTTGCAACAGTGTGTCTCAAAGGAGAAGGACGTGGAAGGGTTGAACCACGTGTATTACCAGAATCTGTATCATAATGTCAGATTCTTGGATGATgaacaaaaattgaaatctaTCCTACCTTGTACTCCTCTAGCAGTGGTAAAGATCCTAGAGTACTTACAAGTGTATAATAGGTTGCTTCCTGATGGGAACCACTTGTACGGAAAGAAATGTGTCGTGGTGAATAGATCAGAAATCGTCGGCAGACCCCTGGCTGCATTGTTGGCCAATGACGGTGCTACTGTATATTCTGTCgacattaataatattcaaaaatttacTCGTGGTGAAGGTTTGAAGTTCACAAGACATCATGTCGAAGACTTGGGTGATTATTCAGaggaattattgaaaaaatgttGTCAAGAGGCAGACGTTATTATCACTGGGGTACCCAATGAAACTTATAAATTTCCCACTGAATATGTCAAAGAGGGAGCCACTTGTATTAACTTCTCCtcattcaagaattttgatgatTCCGTTAAGGAAAGGGCATCCTTGTATGTTCCAATGACCGGAAAGGTTACCATCTCTATGCTCTTAAGGAATATGCTAAGATTAGTTGAAAATAGGGAAGCATTAAAATAA
- the NCAS0A03340 gene encoding uncharacterized protein, which produces MKVGVTENGTPETSAPKLGSSSRNQTQSAIAYEERNTFNSFDDLLSSPPNSDASDIEEPTQQKIVKEEELIDEKKCDVAVKDGDKSVQDKSTRVENTNLSKDHSSLVIKREEPANENRKRKLSIDDELCHKNVTGMHENILMKAIKEEPTEDYQLLRKAFTEIHFTKIADDIGPVTISDRITWVDGFVVFTKEDGRKIIDGYPEYTSDELAKLASYEVIDITSFFLDYPDEILIEINSSSLFHYATTIQKTFEPSVINYKRSCGPNHSTFTVIPLKDLASNDKFLYFQPLDPIWEFFNVTVAPDMSFYQDMNLYSLKFTEKDIEILRAYKAIENKMVTKTVSIFSTFHSVVQSHGNLYERLIALKQLTAPIIIKYSCAIAPLLYVLKVLPKLSFATDITSPNLDPMQEPVWDSLVHDLFQNSKYFKYWQTASCIAAFDWIKTTPSQPRVHTVKQVSQMFEAMKAFVLYACSYRQIRLIALGVSSKIDYMFAAADSRSWVWTVGIYNQLDLEYQRENNFNGISSPSEKVLMSGLLLSNVYIYRFCSDIKHRFDAQLKYMGKYFDNILSPDMACSKLYSSIPTNDGTNLLDNETILSALQNQLALILPNPKSNVMLNSTDIIRTIVDMSLCIMWLIHFSMGGLNHYPDIVTLKYAGSGCNIFINKIDKCLGITLDYPNSQYSNPKIKALDKETSDYLLFYITILKTLMITQLPKGFHGIEKDIFGKMNQDDYLFANTLNNLGFQDDVTPSEYSNNILQSFLFINPLTGYFITKIEFETVANFYPLNVRNCLRLKLCDMKHGSVGLIKNLIKLLQSNLKTRKKLGILDFPSFRNDDIERLYWLDIENSSFIAKIWQFWNKNPFLEDNQVATQTSMTANDLKEELVIEGDGSRDLLVAGTTLYGDNFEYRDGQLELLLELYHGVTKCSLVRALPGYGKTAFFCLPLLALKQSHPRKVVSFVFVPNTFSQHEMRERLESQFFNVGLLHIMLENGFNVGDCDLECELYIGTFDDLKSNNFTYLINNWPSICRGKILGMIIFDEFPTHNEEFVKKIDLRKINFSVAWKVLVTTGTSTKAEIIKTLQDVGYHQDATSSIEPSEISRKAAFYDLVSIPPLTKVIKKFFKEKYLGQILLYVQCIVNRMTAYDDHSQIIIICKDELQFSHLDYKCSFNSPHFIMDPSVEYAWNKGYSFFSSRKCRTLISTKERFQSIDVDTIKLVIFVDVLPTIQEYIQITGRLRDGGICLTFWTDDSSKQDDSILPSVCIEKQLAAFYDLPITGHSGCCNVEGEAISTSSRELWNFLITKNTMPNRSIRDWQELDATSFQLTSYSDSPILAITSLRMGLGHDETRTDIIMISDRFFVVNGFIVDTSCRVTGKDIIRPKDFVLERCSEFEKALLNKQYLFDVDSFQFEDTADIFPIDAPALFFQCTTSVERFIYTECGFLHWNPHGKYKPKRGELETHRVIPVSLGDITKYVRWKNEHLAQI; this is translated from the coding sequence ATGAAGGTTGGCGTTACAGAGAATGGTACACCTGAAACTTCAGCACCAAAGTTAGGTTCCAGCTCTAGGAATCAGACGCAAAGTGCGATTGCatatgaagaaagaaacaCATTTAATAGCTTTGATGACCTGTTGTCGTCGCCTCCGAACTCTGATGCAAGTGATATTGAGGAACCTACTCAACAAAAGAttgttaaagaagaagaactgATCGATGAGAAAAAATGTGATGTCGCAGTTAAAGATGGTGATAAATCTGTGCAAGATAAAAGCACAAGAGTAGAAAATACCAATCTTTCTAAAGACCATAGCAGTCTTGTTATTAAAAGAGAAGAACCTGCTAATGaaaacagaaaaagaaaattgtcaattgatgatgaacttTGCCATAAAAATGTTACAGGTATGCATGagaatatattaatgaaagCCATTAAAGAAGAACCTACAGAAGACTACCAGCTTCTTCGGAAAGCTTTCACAGAAATCCATTTTACAAAAATTGCTGATGATATTGGACCAGTAACTATTTCGGATAGAATCACATGGGTTGATGGATTCGTTGTCTTTACTAAGGAAGATGGTAGAAAAATAATCGATGGATATCCCGAATATACATCTGATGAGCTTGCCAAATTAGCAAGTTATGAAGTAATAGATATTACTTCATTCTTTCTTGATTATCccgatgaaattttaatcgagatcaattcttcatcactaTTTCACTATGCTACTACAATTCAAAAAACATTTGAGCCTTCAGTTATAAATTATAAAAGAAGTTGCGGGCCAAATCATTCAACATTCACTGTCATTCCACTCAAAGACTTGGcttcaaatgataaattcCTGTATTTTCAACCACTAGATCCCATATGGGAGTTTTTTAATGTCACTGTCGCTCCTGACATGTCTTTTTATCAAGATATGAActtatattctttaaaatttaCAGAAAAAGACATTGAGATCTTAAGGGCATACAAAGcaattgaaaacaaaatgGTAACGAAGACCGTGTCTATATTTTCTACTTTCCATTCTGTCGTCCAAAGTCATGGTAACCTTTACGAGAGATTAATAGCTTTAAAACAACTTACCGCTCCAAtaattattaaatacaGTTGTGCAATTGCGCCGTTACTCTATGTTCTTAAAGTACTCCCCAAGCTTTCATTTGCAACTGATATTACTTCTCCGAACTTGGACCCTATGCAAGAACCGGTATGGGACTCATTAGTACATgatttatttcaaaatagcAAATACTTTAAATATTGGCAGACAGCATCCTGTATTGCCGCTTTTGATTGGATTAAGACTACTCCATCTCAACCGAGGGTCCACACTGTTAAACAGGTAAGTCAGATGTTTGAAGCTATGAAAGCATTTGTACTATACGCCTGTAGCTATAGACAGATACGTCTTATCGCATTGGGCGTGTCatcaaaaattgattatatGTTTGCCGCTGCAGATTCCCGATCATGGGTTTGGACTGTGGGTATTTACAACCAACTTGATTTAGAATAccaaagagaaaataatttcaatggaaTTAGTTCTCCCTCTGAAAAAGTTTTGATGTCTGGTTTGCTGTTGTCAAATGTTTATATTTACCGCTTTTGTTCTGATATCAAACACCGATTTGATGcacaattgaaatatatggGAAAATATTTCGATAACATACTTTCACCTGACATGGCATGTAGTAAGTTGTATTCTAGTATACCAACCAATGATGGTacaaatttattagataatgaaacaatACTATCTGCATTACAAAATCAGTTAGCACTAATACTACCGAACCCCAAGAGTAATGTAATGCTTAACTCTACCGACATTATAAGAACTATTGTCGATATGAGTTTGTGTATCATGTGgttaattcatttttcaatgggGGGACTGAATCATTATCCTGATATAGTCACCCTTAAATATGCTGGTTCTGGTTGtaatatctttattaataaaattgataaatgcCTAGGCATTACTTTAGATTATCCTAATTCACAATATTCTAACCCGAAAATCAAGGCTTTGGACAAAGAAACATCAGATTACCTTTTGTTTTACATTACAATTTTGAAGACATTGATGATAACACAATTACCAAAAGGCTTTCATGGTATTGAGAAAGATATATTCGGCAAAATGAATCAAGATGATTATCTATTTGCAAATACTTTGAACAATTTGGGCTTTCAGGATGATGTAACACCATCtgaatattcaaataatattttacaGAGCTTCCTATTCATCAATCCCCTAACAGGCTATTTTATAACTAAAATAGAGTTTGAAACAGTCGCTAATTTTTATCCATTAAATGTTCGTAACTGTTTGCGACTAAAGCTTTGCGATATGAAACATGGATCGGTTGGTTTGATTAAGAATCTGATAAAACTATTACAATCCAACCTCAAAAcgagaaaaaaattgggaATCTTGGATTTTCCTTCTTTCCgaaatgatgatattgaacGTTTATATTGGCTTGACATTGAAAACTCCTCCTTTATTGCAAAGATATGGCAATTTTGGAATAAGAACccttttcttgaagataATCAAGTAGCGACTCAAACTTCTATGACAGCCAATGACTTAAAAGAAGAGCTCGTCATTGAAGGAGATGGTTCGCGTGATTTGTTAGTAGCAGGTACTACATTATACGGCGATAACTTCGAATATCGTGATGGACAACTTGAACTCCTGCTTGAACTCTATCATGGTGTAACGAAATGTTCTCTAGTTCGAGCGTTGCCAGGCTATGGAAAGACGGCTTTTTTCTGCCTTCCACTCCTTGCATTGAAACAAAGCCATCCTAGGAAAGTAGTTTCATTTGTCTTTGTTCCCAACACATTTTCACAACATGAGATGAGAGAACGTTTAGAATCCCAATTCTTTAATGTGGGGCTGTTACATATCATGTTGGAAAACGGTTTCAATGTAGGTGATTGTGATCTAGAGTGTGAACTATACATTGGTacatttgatgatttaaaatcaaataatttcacCTATCTAATTAACAATTGGCCATCAATTTGTCGTGGTAAGATTTTGGGTATGATTATTTTCGATGAGTTTCCTACTCACAATGAAGAGTTTGTAAAGAAAATAGATCTTCgaaaaatcaatttttcagttgCATGGAAAGTTCTTGTGACCACAGGTACTTCAACTAAGGCGGAAATTATCAAGACCCTCCAAGATGTTGGTTATCATCAAGATGCAACGAGTTCAATTGAGCCTAGTGAAATCAGTCGCAAAGCAGCCTTTTATGACTTAGTTTCAATTCCGCCGTTGACAAAGgtaataaagaaattttttaaagagaaatatttggGACAAATACTATTGTATGTGCAATGTATAGTCAACCGAATGACCGCATACGATGACCACTCCCAGATAATTATAATTTGTAAAGATGAACTACAATTTAGCCATCTTGATTATAAGTGTTCATTCAACAGCCCCCACTTTATAATGGATCCCTCGGTGGAATATGCCTGGAATAAAGgatattcatttttttcttctcgTAAATGTAGAACATTGATAAGCACTAAAGAACGATTTCAAAGTATCGATGTTGATACTATCAAGTTGGTTATTTTTGTAGATGTTCTTCCTACCATACaggaatatattcaaattacAGGTAGACTAAGAGATGGTGGTATTTGTCTCACATTTTGGACAGACGACAGTTCGAAGCAAGATGACTCTATCTTACCTTCGGTATGTATTGAAAAGCAATTGGCAGCATTTTATGATCTTCCAATAACTGGTCATTCTGGATGTTGTAACGTCGAGGGGGAAGCAATATCAACTTCCAGCAGAGAATTATggaattttttaataacTAAGAATACAATGCCCAACCGTAGTATCAGAGACTGGCAAGAATTGGATGCCAcatcttttcaattaacCAGCTATTCTGATTCACCTATTTTGGCCATTACATCTCTCAGAATGGGGCTTGGTCATGATGAAACCCGAACTGACATCATTATGATATCTGATCGATTCTTTGTTGTAAATGGGTTCATTGTTGATACATCTTGTAGAGTAACTGgtaaagatattattagACCCAaagattttgttcttgAGAGATGTAGTGAGTTCGAAAAAGCTTTGCTAAACAAACAATACTTATTTGATGTTGAtagtttccaatttgaagacACTGCAGACATATTCCCCATTGATGCACCGgcattattttttcaatgtaCCACATCAGTTGAGAGATTCATTTATACTGAATGCGGGTTTCTACATTGGAATCCTCATGGAAAATATAAGCCCAAGAGAGGTGAGTTAGAAACTCATCGAGTTATCCCAGTCTCGCTTGGCGATATTACTAAGTACGTACGCTGGAAAAATGAGCATCTAGCTCAAATTTGA
- the NCAS0A03390 gene encoding uncharacterized protein has product MAQGTLYWSDRYVRPIIPRALIEHFQLNFKVVDIFENEGKFSNEFPLLRSPSLITPDGTQITEAMAVNYYLIKQLHDPQLEKQLLGSFDDVETYAQMLRWQSLANTDFHDQMANYVKPYVGMVPFDDIAVQKAWKNLETMFDVYENILKKQHYLINDTHITLADLMTFAPLTFGMRNVLGDEWRAHHPNITRWFIDILQSPIVKNSFKDFQFAAKEPARP; this is encoded by the coding sequence ATGGCCCAGGGAACCCTATACTGGTCCGACAGATACGTTAGACCCATCATTCCTCGTGCTCTCATTGAGCATTTCCAATTGAACTTCAAAGTGGTAGATATTTTCGAAAATGAAGGTAAATTCTCCAACGAGTTCCCTCTACTGAGATCTCCCTCCTTGATTACTCCGGACGGGACCCAGATAACAGAGGCCATGGCCGTTAATTACTACTTGATCAAGCAATTGCATGACCCTCAATTAGAGAAACAATTGCTCGGTTCATTCGATGACGTTGAAACATACGCTCAGATGTTAAGATGGCAGTCTCTGGCCAATACTGATTTCCATGATCAGATGGCCAATTACGTTAAACCATATGTAGGAATGGTACcttttgatgatattgcGGTACAGAAGGCgtggaaaaatttggaaacgATGTTCGACGTTTATGAAAACATCTTAAAGAAGCAGCATTACTTGATTAATGATACTCATATTACGTTGGCTGACCTAATGACGTTTGCACCATTAACCTTTGGGATGAGAAACGTGCTGGGTGATGAATGGAGAGCTCATCATCCGAACATAACGAGATGGTTCATCGACATCTTGCAATCCCCCATCGTGAAAAATAGTTTCAAGGACTTCCAGTTTGCAGCTAAGGAACCCGCCAGACCTTGA
- the UFE1 gene encoding Ufe1p (ancestral locus Anc_5.679), translated as MANLTPLFRQCVTIIQTEHPSFKEPSQKTASQFRLNDTFIKECHQLLKCLLEMKKLATSIESQYLNDDDLEMTEAEKDDFDTEYRLQFQKYIQKFQLLESYEIDRQKLVNENLLKKQSNVLLNLFHSSSDKDNVKRLDKKTLQSLHQTNNNFRLGVLQSLSLLIGIVSSKFTSMQEERLSLQRKFDALNLNFPLNHDQSTSASSPLPSMTNIPSSAISMTVSESGPVETTHEEVKNYEETMSILTQQQIQLLESEHEELLNDKNEQLKKIEMINKSILDIVSIQTELSSHLQIQSQNINTVLDNQDDIELNIKAGNKQLQRAQRSAGKTARLTTYLAIIFGILILFLDYIS; from the coding sequence ATGGCAAACCTCACACCATTGTTTAGACAGTGTGTCACTATCATCCAGACAGAACATCCAAGTTTTAAAGAGCCATCGCAGAAGACCGCTTCGCAATTCAGACTGAATGACACGTTTATAAAGGAATGTCATCAACTGTTGAAATGTTTGCTCgaaatgaagaaactggCCACCTCCATTGAATCACAGTATTTGAACGATGATGATCTTGAGATGACTGAGGCTGAGAAGGACGATTTTGATACAGAATATAGGTTACAATTCCAGAAATACATTCAGAAATTCCAGTTGTTGGAATCATATGAGATTGATAGACAAAAACTGGTCAATGAAAACCTCTTAAAGAAACAGTCTAATGTTCTATTGAACTTGTTTCATTCATCCTCAGATAAAGACAATGTTAAGAGATTGGATAAGAAAACATTACAATCTCTGCATCAAacaaataacaattttAGATTGGGCGTGTTACAGTCACTATCTCTCTTGATTGGCATAgtatcttccaaatttacATCAATGCAAGAGGAAAGGTTATCATTACAAAGGAAATTTGATGCCTTGAACTTGAATTTCCCTCTAAATCATGACCAATCAACCTCTGCATCTTCACCGTTACCTTCCATGACAAATATACCAAGTTCTGCCATAAGCATGACTGTATCTGAATCAGGCCCCGTGGAGACTACACATGAagaagtgaaaaattatgaaGAAACCATGTCGATTCTGacacaacaacaaattcaattacTTGAATCAGAacatgaagaattattaaatgataaaaatgaacaattaaagaaaattgaaatgataaataaatcaatattGGATATTGTTTCCATTCAGACAGAATTATCGTCACATTTACAAATACAATCCCAAAATATCAATACAGTCTTGGATAACCAAGATGAcattgaattgaatattaaagCTGGTAATAAGCAATTGCAAAGAGCACAACGATCTGCAGGTAAAACAGCGAGATTGACCACATATCTTGCTATAATATTTGGTATATTGATTCTTTTCTTAGATTATATATCTTAA
- the HBS1 gene encoding ribosome dissociation factor GTPase HBS1 (ancestral locus Anc_5.680) produces MPAYSDDDYEDDEGPYEFHDEAEFDDYLNDEEYDLLNQVLPHLKTQMKEYQGWNNLDLKLALFDNEFESDVAFNQLKKTFKKKKIAASTPPPATTTQPVKKLKESVAKLALSEKQKGKENDSSEWLEEDDDDHHIKEEDEPTVRTYKKVTTPTKPRKAVNIPEYLKTAKPHLSFVVLGHVDAGKSTLMGRLLYDIGAVDTNHIRKLKKESERIGKGSFALAWVMDQTTEERERGVTVSICTSDFDTPKANFTIVDAPGHRDFVPNAIAGVSQADVAVLSIDCGTDAFESGFNLDGQTKEHTLLAKSMDVNNIVVAMNKMDSVNWSQERFMDIKYKLSAFFEEVGFHEDQIKWVPVSGFSGQGVFKIAYPKEQDWYEGKCLVETLEDVAQAIGTEAKKAVEDCPFLFSILEVIPSKKNEEAIISGKLGSGSIQPGETITVYPSEQSCVVDKILKGKNQDQVGIAIKGDFVTLKLRHAHAEDIQGGDIAASVDYTISASQNFQLQLLTFKMDRPLLPGTSFMLFRGVCEQPARISKLVSTVDKHNPEKILKKKIRHLGSNQAAIVEIELTERKRWIPMLTFKENRHLGRVVLRKDGRTIAAGSVLKIMNK; encoded by the coding sequence ATGCCCGCCTATAGTGATGACGATTATGAAGATGACGAAGGTCCATACGAGTTTCACGATGAAGCTGAATTCGATGACtatttgaatgatgaagaatacGATCTTTTGAACCAAGTACTACCTCATTTGAAGACACAAATGAAGGAATACCAAGGTTGgaataatttggatttgaaattggctCTGTTCGATAACGAATTTGAATCCGATGTCGctttcaatcaattgaagaaaactttcaagaagaagaaaattgcTGCTTCCACTCCACCACCGGCTACTACTACTCAACCggtgaagaaattgaaggaaagTGTAGCCAAATTGGCCCTTTCGGAGAAACAAAAGGGTAAAGAGAACGATTCCTCGGAATGGCTGGAGGAAGACGACGATGATCACCACATCAAGGAAGAGGATGAACCCACAGTGAGAACGTATAAAAAAGTTACAACGCCCACAAAACCAAGAAAGGCAGTCAATATACctgaatatttaaagacTGCCAAACCACATTTAAGTTTCGTGGTTCTAGGCCATGTGGACGCAGGGAAATCCACATTAATGGGTCGTTTACTGTACGATATTGGTGCTGTGGATACAAATCATATCCgtaaattgaagaaggaaagtGAAAGGATTGGTAAGGGTTCATTTGCTTTAGCATGGGTTATGGATCAAACCACGGAGGAAAGAGAACGTGGTGTTACCGTTTCCATTTGTACCAGTGATTTTGATACACCAAAGGCAAATTTCACTATTGTGGATGCTCCAGGTCATAGAGATTTTGTCCCTAATGCCATTGCTGGTGTATCTCAAGCTGATGTGGCAGTCTTGTCTATTGATTGTGGCACTGATGCCTTTGAAAGTGGGTTCAATTTAGATGGTCAAACTAAGGAGCATACCTTATTGGCCAAGAGCATGGATGTTAACAATATTGTTGTGGCTATGAATAAGATGGATTCAGTGAATTGGTCACAGGAGAGATTTATGgatattaaatataaattgAGTGCCTTCTTCGAAGAAGTTGGATTCCATGAAGATCAAATCAAGTGGGTCCCCGTTAGTGGGTTTTCTGGCCAAGGGGTCTTTAAAATTGCGTACCCAAAGGAACAAGATTGGTATGAAGGTAAATGTCTGGTAGAGACACTAGAAGATGTAGCCCAAGCGATTGGCACAGAAGCTAAGAAAGCTGTGGAGGATTGTCCCTTCTTATTTTCTATCTTAGAAGTGATCCCCTCgaagaaaaatgaagaagcCATTATTTCTGGTAAACTGGGATCGGGATCCATTCAACCTGGTGAAACCATTACTGTGTATCCATCAGAACAAAGTTGTGTTGTAGATAAGATATTAAAGGGTAAAAATCAAGATCAAGTGGGTATTGCCATCAAGGGTGATTTCGTTACATTGAAATTGCGTCATGCTCATGCAGAAGATATTCAAGGTGGTGATATTGCTGCATCGGTAGATTATACTATATCAGCATCACAAAACTTCCAATTGCAATTGCTGACATTCAAGATGGATAGACCTTTGTTACCAGGTACATCATTCATGCTATTTAGAGGTGTTTGTGAACAACCAGCCAGAATAAGTAAATTGGTGTCCACAGTGGATAAACATAATCctgaaaaaatattaaagaagaagatcagACATCTTGGATCCAATCAAGCTGCTATTGTGGAGATCGAATTAACGGAGAGGAAAAGATGGATCCCCATGTTgacatttaaagaaaatagaCATTTGGGCAGAGTAGTGTTAAGGAAAGATGGTAGAACCATTGCCGCAGGGTCTGTGCTGAAGATCATGAATAAATAG
- the NCAS0A03400 gene encoding SDR family oxidoreductase: MSAKATVFVSGATGYIALHVVDNLLKEGYSVIGSVRSQEKADHILKEFSNDCNLTLEIVPDISALDAFDDVFKRHGKDIKVVIHTASPVVFDPKDLDKDLLIPAINGTKSILESIKKYAADTVENVVITSSLAAQRKPSETNDSTVTIDENSWNNITMEEAHECVRNAYSASKVFAEKAAWEFLKNNADVVKFKLTTVMPGFVFGPQTFVDRSKSKFNHTIEIVRAIANAKTEDELYQCSGTYVDVRDVARAHLLAFQKKECAGERLSLSTSMFCTQSILNVINEDFPQLKGKITEGDPASENETLDNMMSFNNDKTKKLLGFDFIPLRKSIDDTVNQLFEFGAINV, encoded by the coding sequence ATGTCCGCTAAAGCAACAGTATTCGTCTCAGGTGCCACTGGTTACATTGCACTCCACGTTGTTGATAATCTACTAAAGGAGGGTTACTCAGTGATCGGTTCCGTAAGGTCACAAGAGAAGGCCGACCACATCCTAAAAGAATTCTCTAATGACTGTAACTTAACCCTGGAGATCGTCCCAGATATTTCAGCTCTAGATGCCTTTGACGATGTATTTAAGCGTCATGGGAAGGATATCAAAGTTGTTATTCATACGGCATCCCCCGTCGTCTTTGATCCTAAGGATCTTGATAAGGATCTATTGATTCCGGCAATCAATGGTACCAAATCAATTTTGGAATCCATAAAGAAATATGCTGCTGACACTGTGGAAAACGTCGTTATTACCTCTTCATTGGCTGCACAAAGAAAACCATCAGAGACCAATGATAGTACCGTGACGATTGATGAAAATTCATGGAATAATATAACCATGGAGGAAGCGCATGAGTGTGTGCGTAATGCATATAGTGCATCAAAGGTATTTGCTGAAAAGGCTGCTTGGGAATTCCTTAAAAACAATGCTGATGTGGTGAAATTTAAGTTAACTACAGTCATGCCCGGTTTTGTATTTGGACCACAAACGTTTGTGGATAGATCGAAATCTAAATTTAATCATACCATTGAAATTGTAAGAGCTATTGCAAATGCCAAGACTGAGGATGAACTATATCAATGTTCAGGTACATATGTAGATGTTCGTGACGTAGCAAGAGCTCATTTATTGGCTTTTCAGAAGAAAGAATGTGCCGGAGAAAGATTATCATTAAGCACAAGTATGTTCTGTACTCAAAGTATTCTAAATGtaattaatgaagatttcCCTCAATTAAAGGGTAAGATCACAGAGGGAGACCCTGCTTCAGAGAATGAAACTTTGGATAATATGATGTCGTTCAACAATGACAAgacaaaaaaattattgggATTCGATTTTATTCCATTGAGAAAATCCATTGATGATACTGTTAAccaattatttgaatttggagCAATAAACGTCTGA
- the MRPL20 gene encoding mitochondrial 54S ribosomal protein mL58 (ancestral locus Anc_5.682), which produces MSHVARRQFSSGSATPTLQSLSKYITKAKNGQGHGTMKGSPTIYNSRSSQANYKGFLKAEQKTPAGFYFQGAQSSPMGSINNETIPVSFLPKSDPRRTYLAREVVPSMKKLSQGALPVLQGRDTPKSYHLKPEQVAEIVKLRQGDPEKYSRKKLAQMYNVSPLFISLVSSVPQKRKDEMDKRLSNIKSHWNSRRTIARDDRQKRKSLWYRA; this is translated from the coding sequence ATGTCGCACGTTGCAAGAAGACAGTTCTCCTCTGGTTCAGCGACCCCCACGCTGCAGTCACTTTCCAAATACATAACAAAGGCCAAGAATGGTCAGGGACATGGTACGATGAAGGGGAGTCCCACGATATACAACAGTAGATCCTCGCAAGCCAATTACAAGGGGTTCCTCAAAGCAGAACAGAAGACCCCAGCTGGGTTCTACTTCCAAGGTGCTCAATCATCGCCCATGGGatccattaataatgaaaccATTCCCGTGTCGTTCTTACCGAAGAGCGACCCTAGAAGAACATATTTGGCACGGGAGGTGGTCCCCTCCATGAAGAAGCTGTCCCAAGGTGCATTACCAGTATTACAAGGCCGTGATACTCCCAAGAGCTACCATTTGAAGCCGGAACAGGTGGCAGAGATTGTCAAACTGAGACAGGGGGACCCGGAGAAGTATTCTAGAAAGAAGCTGGCGCAGATGTATAACGTGTCGCCCTTGTTCATCAGTCTGGTTAGCAGTGTTCCTCAGAAGAGGAAGGATGAGATGGATAAGAGACTGTCCAACATTAAGAGTCACTGGAACAGCAGGAGGACCATTGCCAGAGATGACCGTCAAAAGAGGAAATCATTATGGTATAGAGCCTAA